The following are encoded in a window of Qingrenia yutianensis genomic DNA:
- a CDS encoding YitT family protein, with the protein MKKTIKYFMLVLGSAITALGLDVFLIPFKMSVGGVSGLGTLFYFMLNIPVSVTVLILNAVMFVFAFKNLEKGDLLNSMLSAFLLSVFLQVFENVWNIGNDRVINALFGGALMGAGIGIVAANGAATGGTDLLALMINKKFPHISVGNAILFADLAVIFASAVVFADFSLVLYCVLALFVSVKVTDYIVDGMDYSKSVFIISDKHSKISKNILNFMHRGVTGIPSTGMYSGRGGVMLMCVVKPREVAKLKNIVKSADKNAFIIISDVAQTLGEGFREKF; encoded by the coding sequence ATGAAAAAAACAATAAAATATTTTATGCTTGTTTTAGGCTCTGCAATAACCGCTTTGGGACTCGACGTATTTTTAATTCCGTTTAAAATGTCGGTCGGCGGCGTCAGCGGACTGGGTACGCTTTTCTATTTTATGTTAAATATTCCCGTGTCGGTGACGGTGCTGATTTTAAACGCCGTGATGTTTGTGTTCGCGTTTAAAAACCTTGAAAAAGGCGACCTTTTAAACTCAATGCTTTCGGCGTTTTTGCTTTCGGTATTTTTACAGGTTTTTGAAAACGTGTGGAATATCGGAAATGACAGAGTGATAAACGCGCTTTTCGGCGGTGCGTTAATGGGCGCAGGAATAGGCATTGTCGCGGCGAACGGCGCGGCGACGGGCGGAACAGACCTTTTGGCGCTTATGATAAACAAAAAATTTCCGCACATCAGCGTCGGAAACGCAATTCTCTTTGCCGACCTTGCCGTGATTTTTGCGTCGGCGGTTGTGTTTGCCGATTTTTCACTGGTTTTGTACTGTGTGCTTGCACTGTTTGTCAGCGTAAAGGTCACCGACTATATTGTGGACGGTATGGACTATTCAAAATCGGTTTTCATCATATCGGACAAGCACTCAAAAATAAGCAAAAATATTTTAAATTTTATGCACCGCGGTGTCACGGGCATACCGTCAACCGGTATGTATTCGGGCAGAGGCGGAGTTATGCTTATGTGCGTGGTTAAACCGCGCGAGGTGGCAAAACTTAAAAATATTGTTAAAAGTGCAGATAAAAATGCTTTTATTATAATCTCGGACGTCGCACAGACGCTGGGAGAGGGGTTCAGAGAGAAATTTTGA
- the cysS gene encoding cysteine--tRNA ligase: MQLYNTLTQKKEEFVPIEKNKVKMYSCGPTVYNYFHIGNARPFIVFDVLRRYFEYRGYDVTFVQNFTDIDDKMIRRANEEHTTVAELADRFIAEYFKDSKALGIHEATYHPRATQNIDAIIALIKSLEEKGFTYTVDGDVYFDVKKFADYGKLSHQPLENLEAGARIEVGEKKKNPMDFAVWKAKKEGEPYWESPWSEGRPGWHIECSAMANKYLGKTIDIHSGGMDLIFPHHENEVAQSEAANGCQFAHYWLHNGYINVDNRKMSKSLNNFFTVRDVAKEFDYEVIRFFMLSAHYRNPINFSHDLLVQAQSGLNRIYTCIDNLEFLKGTNEGKTDNSAFDGLDKFKDEFISAMDDDVNTADAISAIFDLVRFANSEINGETDVKTIDKALSLIRELGGVLGILQNKKDEILDEEIEKLIEDRNNARKNKDFALADKIRDDLKAKGIVLEDTRQGVKWRRDV; the protein is encoded by the coding sequence ATGCAGCTTTACAATACGCTTACGCAGAAAAAAGAAGAATTTGTGCCTATTGAAAAAAATAAGGTGAAAATGTATTCCTGCGGACCTACGGTTTACAATTATTTTCATATAGGAAACGCACGTCCGTTTATTGTGTTCGACGTTTTGAGAAGATATTTTGAATACCGCGGATACGACGTAACGTTTGTTCAGAATTTCACCGATATAGACGATAAAATGATAAGGCGCGCAAACGAGGAGCACACCACCGTTGCCGAGCTTGCGGACAGATTTATCGCGGAGTATTTTAAAGACTCGAAGGCGCTCGGCATACACGAGGCGACCTATCATCCCAGAGCGACGCAGAATATCGACGCGATAATCGCGCTTATAAAGTCGCTTGAAGAAAAGGGATTTACCTATACTGTTGACGGCGACGTTTATTTCGACGTTAAAAAGTTTGCGGATTACGGCAAACTTTCGCATCAGCCTCTCGAAAATCTTGAGGCAGGCGCAAGAATTGAAGTCGGCGAAAAAAAGAAAAATCCTATGGATTTCGCCGTTTGGAAAGCAAAAAAAGAGGGCGAGCCGTATTGGGAAAGCCCCTGGAGCGAGGGACGTCCCGGCTGGCACATTGAGTGCAGTGCAATGGCGAACAAATACCTCGGCAAAACGATTGACATTCACTCGGGCGGTATGGACCTCATTTTTCCGCATCACGAAAATGAGGTTGCGCAGAGCGAGGCGGCGAACGGCTGTCAGTTTGCGCATTACTGGCTTCACAACGGCTATATTAACGTTGACAACCGCAAAATGTCAAAATCGCTGAACAATTTCTTCACGGTGCGCGACGTTGCAAAAGAGTTTGACTATGAGGTTATACGTTTCTTTATGCTTTCGGCGCACTACCGCAACCCGATAAACTTCAGCCACGATTTGCTGGTTCAGGCGCAGTCGGGACTTAACAGAATTTACACCTGCATTGACAATCTTGAATTTTTGAAAGGTACAAATGAGGGCAAAACCGACAATTCCGCATTTGACGGACTTGATAAGTTTAAAGACGAATTTATATCGGCTATGGACGACGACGTTAACACCGCGGACGCGATTTCGGCGATTTTCGATTTGGTGAGATTTGCGAACAGCGAAATTAACGGCGAAACAGACGTTAAAACCATTGACAAAGCGCTTTCGCTTATCCGCGAACTCGGCGGTGTTCTGGGCATTTTGCAGAACAAAAAAGACGAAATTCTTGACGAAGAAATTGAAAAACTTATAGAGGACAGAAACAACGCGCGCAAAAACAAAGATTTTGCTTTGGCAGACAAAATCCGCGACGATTTGAAAGCTAAAGGCATTGTTTTGGAGGATACGCGCCAGGGCGTAAAATGGAGAAGAGATGTTTGA
- the lgt gene encoding prolipoprotein diacylglyceryl transferase, whose protein sequence is MTKISFPGLNIGWFEINPIAFEIFNLKVHWYGIIIALGFTLAILYCVKIKDYADISSDNMLDIAIYGAPSGIICARIYYVIFSFADYKDNLWDVFKIWNGGIAIYGAVIGAVISAYIYCRVKKLNTLKVFDVCIMGVLIGQIIGRWGNFVNGEAHGGETDFILRMGLYENGKEIFVHPTFLYESLWNAGVFFVLRRIMKRRRFDGEVFFSYLALYSLGRFWIEGMRTDSLYWGSVRVSQILAAALVVLSVCLIIYKLKKKKEGNLQQ, encoded by the coding sequence ATGACAAAAATAAGTTTTCCGGGGCTTAATATCGGCTGGTTTGAGATAAACCCCATCGCTTTTGAAATTTTTAATTTAAAGGTGCATTGGTACGGAATTATCATTGCGCTCGGATTTACGCTTGCGATTTTGTACTGCGTGAAAATCAAAGATTACGCGGATATTTCGAGCGACAACATGCTGGATATTGCCATATACGGCGCGCCGTCGGGCATAATCTGCGCGCGCATTTACTATGTGATTTTCAGTTTTGCCGATTATAAAGACAATCTTTGGGACGTTTTCAAAATCTGGAACGGCGGAATTGCCATTTACGGCGCGGTAATCGGTGCAGTTATTTCGGCATATATTTATTGCAGGGTTAAAAAGCTCAACACATTAAAAGTTTTCGATGTGTGCATTATGGGCGTTTTAATCGGGCAGATTATCGGCAGATGGGGAAACTTCGTAAACGGCGAGGCGCACGGCGGAGAAACGGATTTTATCCTCCGAATGGGACTTTACGAAAACGGAAAAGAAATTTTTGTTCACCCCACGTTTTTGTATGAAAGTTTGTGGAATGCCGGAGTGTTTTTCGTTTTAAGACGCATTATGAAAAGAAGGCGCTTTGACGGCGAGGTGTTTTTCAGCTATCTTGCTCTCTATTCGCTCGGCAGATTTTGGATTGAGGGTATGCGCACCGACAGCCTTTACTGGGGAAGCGTGCGCGTGTCGCAGATTTTGGCGGCGGCGCTTGTCGTTTTGTCAGTTTGCCTAATAATTTACAAATTAAAGAAGAAAAAAGAGGGAAATTTGCAGCAATGA
- a CDS encoding transketolase produces the protein MDNLTLEKTAYKIRKHALEAVYSASSGHPGGSLSIADILSVLYFDEMNVDVKNPKDENRDRFVLSKGHCAPALYGALAEKGFFPVEDIKTFRRIDSYLQGHPDMKGVPGVDMSTGSLGQGVCAANGMALAGKLDKKDYRVYAILGDGELEEGQVWEAAMFAPHYKLDNITIFVDFNGLQIDGDISKVMSPLPIDEKFKAFGWNVVVIDAHNYDEIKEAIKIAKSTKGKPTAVIAKSVKGKGVSFMENEASWHGAAPNKEQYEQAVSELDAHLKELEVR, from the coding sequence ATGGACAACTTAACACTTGAAAAAACCGCTTATAAAATAAGAAAACACGCGCTTGAAGCGGTTTACAGCGCTTCGTCGGGACACCCCGGCGGTTCGCTTTCGATTGCGGACATTCTTTCGGTGCTTTATTTTGACGAAATGAACGTTGACGTGAAAAATCCCAAAGACGAAAACCGCGACAGATTTGTGCTTTCAAAAGGTCACTGCGCGCCTGCACTCTACGGCGCTTTGGCGGAAAAAGGATTTTTCCCGGTTGAGGATATTAAAACTTTCAGACGCATTGACAGCTATCTTCAGGGTCACCCCGATATGAAAGGCGTTCCGGGCGTTGATATGTCAACAGGTTCACTCGGCCAGGGTGTCTGCGCGGCAAACGGTATGGCGCTTGCCGGCAAGCTTGACAAAAAAGATTACCGCGTTTATGCAATTCTCGGCGACGGCGAGCTTGAAGAAGGTCAGGTGTGGGAGGCGGCTATGTTCGCACCGCACTACAAGCTTGACAACATCACCATTTTCGTCGATTTCAACGGACTTCAGATTGACGGCGATATTTCAAAGGTTATGTCGCCCCTCCCGATTGACGAAAAATTCAAGGCTTTCGGCTGGAACGTTGTTGTGATTGACGCGCACAATTACGACGAAATAAAAGAAGCAATCAAAATTGCGAAAAGTACCAAAGGCAAACCGACTGCGGTTATCGCAAAGAGCGTTAAGGGCAAGGGTGTTTCGTTTATGGAAAACGAGGCGTCGTGGCACGGTGCCGCTCCCAACAAAGAGCAGTACGAACAGGCTGTTTCGGAGCTTGACGCGCATTTGAAAGAATTGGAGGTAAGATAA
- a CDS encoding Mini-ribonuclease 3: MFDFEVNAPLETISPLTFAYVGDAVHELYVRTMLAKDKNLPASKLHRAATTFVSARAQSQTVAAIEENLSEDEIKIYKRGRNAKSPTAAKNADIIDYRRATGFETLLGYLYFKKDFARLEEILKLSYEMHS; encoded by the coding sequence ATGTTTGATTTTGAGGTAAACGCACCGCTCGAAACCATTTCACCGCTGACCTTTGCATACGTCGGCGACGCGGTGCACGAGCTTTACGTCCGCACAATGCTCGCAAAGGACAAAAATCTGCCCGCGTCAAAGCTTCACCGCGCCGCAACAACGTTTGTCAGCGCGCGTGCACAGTCGCAGACGGTCGCGGCGATTGAGGAAAATTTGAGCGAGGACGAAATAAAAATTTACAAACGGGGACGGAATGCAAAATCCCCGACGGCGGCAAAAAATGCCGACATCATAGACTACCGGCGTGCAACAGGCTTTGAAACACTTCTCGGCTATCTTTACTTTAAAAAAGATTTTGCACGATTGGAGGAAATTTTGAAATTATCCTATGAAATGCACAGTTGA
- the epsC gene encoding serine O-acetyltransferase EpsC: protein MFVFLASKEIKCIKERDPAARNYFEILLLYSGVHAVVRYRYAHFFYKLHLYFIARFISQTTRFFTGIEIHPGAQIGKGLFIDHGMGVVVGETTIIGDNCTVYQGVTLGGTGKDKGKRHPTIGNNVMIGAGAKVLGPFKVGDNSKIAANAVVLSEVPANSTCVGVPARVTRLNGEKVRNDCDLDQIHIPDPVSQELCKIYKRIYELEKLQKNKNENQ from the coding sequence ATATTTGTTTTCCTTGCGTCAAAAGAGATTAAATGTATAAAAGAACGCGACCCTGCGGCGAGAAACTATTTTGAAATTCTTTTGCTTTATTCGGGTGTGCACGCGGTGGTGCGGTACAGATACGCGCATTTTTTCTACAAACTTCATCTTTATTTTATAGCGCGTTTCATATCGCAGACAACGCGCTTTTTCACGGGTATTGAAATCCACCCCGGCGCGCAGATAGGAAAAGGACTTTTTATCGACCATGGAATGGGTGTCGTTGTGGGCGAAACCACAATAATCGGCGACAACTGCACCGTTTATCAGGGTGTTACGCTCGGCGGAACGGGCAAAGACAAAGGTAAGCGCCACCCTACAATCGGCAACAATGTTATGATCGGCGCCGGCGCAAAAGTTTTGGGGCCGTTTAAAGTGGGCGACAATTCAAAAATTGCCGCAAATGCCGTTGTTTTGAGCGAGGTTCCGGCAAATTCAACCTGTGTCGGCGTTCCGGCGAGGGTTACGCGTCTTAACGGCGAAAAGGTGAGAAACGACTGCGACCTTGACCAGATACATATTCCCGACCCCGTGTCGCAGGAGCTTTGCAAAATTTACAAGCGTATTTACGAACTTGAAAAATTGCAGAAGAATAAAAATGAAAATCAATAA
- the yfmH gene encoding EF-P 5-aminopentanol modification-associated protein YfmH, which translates to MKFNKVENKAIGETLYFGTHESGLGIFVVPKKNFSKKYAIIGAKIGSVDNTFIPNGENEQITVPDGIAHFLEHKMFEMSDGSDAFAKFSEYGANANAFTSFTNTCYLFSCTDNFYESFEHLLNYVKSPYFTDANVEKEKGIIGQEIKMYDDDGEWRVMFNLLRALYKDLPVRIDIAGTAESISHITPDTLYKCYNTFYDPSNMILCVAGDVDENKVLEITDKIMGDKITGTKARGIYPDEQENVFQKEIEQKLSVSSPIFDIGFKDSGKYTGDEILKNEIAVKIILSSVASKSSDLYERLYNDGLINDEFSYDYMYEEQYACAIIGGESKEPKKVCGEVIKYLKDKKRIDADEFDRAKKSIWGSYLRTFNDVEGICSAMVRNVLKGVNWFDFSNIFDSVTLAFVNEKYEKLFCDEEKQALSVVYPA; encoded by the coding sequence ATGAAATTTAACAAAGTTGAAAACAAGGCAATCGGCGAAACGCTTTATTTCGGCACGCACGAGAGCGGACTCGGAATTTTTGTGGTTCCGAAGAAGAATTTCAGCAAAAAATACGCTATAATCGGCGCGAAAATCGGCTCGGTTGACAACACTTTTATTCCCAACGGCGAAAACGAACAAATCACCGTTCCCGACGGAATTGCGCATTTTCTCGAGCATAAGATGTTTGAAATGAGCGACGGCAGCGACGCTTTTGCGAAATTTTCGGAATACGGCGCGAACGCAAACGCATTTACGTCGTTTACAAACACCTGCTATCTTTTTTCGTGCACCGACAATTTTTACGAGAGTTTCGAGCATCTTTTAAACTACGTTAAATCGCCGTATTTTACCGACGCAAACGTGGAAAAGGAAAAGGGAATTATCGGTCAGGAAATTAAAATGTATGACGACGACGGCGAGTGGAGGGTTATGTTCAATCTTCTGCGCGCGCTGTATAAAGATTTGCCCGTGAGAATCGACATCGCAGGCACGGCGGAGAGCATTTCGCACATCACGCCCGATACGCTTTACAAGTGCTACAACACGTTTTACGACCCGTCAAATATGATTTTGTGCGTTGCCGGCGACGTTGACGAAAATAAAGTTCTTGAAATCACCGACAAAATTATGGGTGACAAAATTACGGGAACAAAGGCAAGAGGCATTTATCCCGACGAGCAGGAAAACGTTTTTCAAAAGGAAATCGAGCAAAAACTTTCGGTTTCGTCTCCGATTTTCGACATCGGCTTTAAGGACAGCGGAAAATACACGGGTGATGAAATTTTGAAAAACGAAATCGCGGTGAAAATCATTCTTTCGTCGGTTGCGTCAAAAAGCAGTGATTTGTATGAGCGTCTTTACAACGACGGACTTATAAACGACGAATTTTCGTATGATTATATGTATGAGGAGCAGTACGCGTGCGCAATAATCGGCGGTGAGAGCAAAGAGCCGAAGAAGGTGTGCGGCGAGGTTATAAAGTATCTTAAAGACAAAAAACGCATTGATGCGGACGAATTTGACAGGGCGAAAAAGTCAATCTGGGGTTCGTATCTGCGTACGTTCAACGACGTTGAGGGCATTTGCTCGGCAATGGTGCGAAACGTGTTAAAAGGCGTTAACTGGTTTGATTTTTCAAATATTTTCGACTCGGTGACGCTCGCGTTTGTAAACGAAAAATACGAAAAACTTTTCTGCGACGAAGAAAAACAGGCGCTTTCGGTTGTTTACCCTGCATAG
- a CDS encoding transketolase family protein, with protein sequence MADKKKIATREAYGNALAEFGGDERILVLDADLSKSTKTECFKKKYPERFINMGIAEANMISTAAGLATCGKIVFASSFAMFAAGRAFEQVRNSVCYPNLNVKVCATHAGVSVGEDGATHQALEDVAIMRALPNMTVISPCDAVETRAAIKAAIDNYGPFYVRLGRLAVEEINDADTYKFELGKGVTLKEGTDVTLIATGLMVGEALKAQKILAEENISARVINIHTIKPIDKDIIIKAAKETGALVSCEEHNVIGGLGSAVAEVLCGNFPAPLIRIGTQDVFGKSGVPKLLLEEYHLTAKDITEAAKKSMALKK encoded by the coding sequence ATGGCGGATAAAAAGAAAATTGCAACCAGAGAAGCATACGGCAACGCGCTCGCGGAATTCGGCGGTGACGAGAGAATTTTGGTTTTGGACGCCGATTTGTCTAAATCCACAAAAACAGAGTGTTTTAAGAAAAAATATCCCGAAAGATTTATAAATATGGGTATCGCGGAGGCGAATATGATTTCCACCGCGGCAGGACTTGCAACCTGCGGAAAAATCGTTTTCGCGTCCAGCTTTGCAATGTTTGCGGCGGGCAGAGCGTTTGAACAGGTGAGAAACTCGGTTTGCTACCCAAATTTAAACGTTAAGGTCTGCGCAACTCACGCGGGCGTGTCGGTCGGCGAGGACGGCGCAACACATCAGGCGCTCGAAGATGTTGCCATTATGCGCGCACTTCCCAATATGACGGTAATTTCCCCGTGCGACGCTGTGGAAACAAGAGCGGCAATTAAGGCGGCTATAGATAATTACGGTCCGTTTTATGTTCGTTTGGGACGTCTTGCTGTTGAAGAAATCAACGACGCGGATACATATAAATTCGAGCTTGGCAAGGGCGTTACCCTGAAAGAGGGCACCGACGTTACGCTTATCGCGACCGGACTTATGGTCGGCGAGGCGCTCAAGGCGCAGAAAATCCTTGCGGAGGAAAACATTTCGGCAAGAGTTATAAACATTCACACAATCAAGCCGATTGATAAGGATATTATCATAAAAGCCGCAAAAGAAACGGGCGCGCTCGTTTCGTGCGAGGAGCACAACGTTATCGGCGGACTCGGCAGTGCGGTTGCGGAAGTTTTGTGCGGGAATTTCCCCGCGCCTCTTATAAGAATAGGCACACAGGACGTTTTCGGAAAGTCGGGTGTTCCCAAGCTTTTGCTTGAAGAATACCACCTCACCGCAAAGGATATTACCGAGGCGGCGAAAAAATCAATGGCGCTTAAAAAATAA